ATCGGCTGAAACATGCATGTAACATAAGATGGCTGTCGACAAGTAAAAATTCATTGTCGGCAAAACATTTATCTTAAATGACCTCTTCTCTCCTTGGTAGTCAACACTTGGGATCTGCCCttcgtaagtaattatcaaaaggcgccAAGTCGGGgaaactatgtagcaccatcagatGTACAGGATATTCAAAGGGCGGGGATATTATAATAAAGGGATATTCAAAGATAGTgtcctaagaaccacatcaaacggacATTGATTACACGATTAAAAATTTGCAGACAACTCGTTAGGCAATGGGGAGAAAGTCCTTCGAGAATGACCCTAGTGAACCGGTTTCCGAATTCGAAAAATAACCACCTGAAAATAacctcagtccctgaggactggcttgactCCAAGATACGGTTATAAATATTTAGTAAATACTGAAACATGTATGGAGGAAGACTGCGAAGCGTCTCATAATGAGTGTCATCTgaacccgctgccgtagaaccgcagggtCCGGGCAGACTGGAGTTCCGAAAAGAAATGGGATCGTTATTGGGAAGCTGGAGTTGTGTTCGAAAATTTAAGGGACAAGATTCAAAAGAGGTTTACCCTTTTTACCTTCCTTCCAGTAAGGAAGAAGTGCGTTAGATAAGAACTGAAGCTAACAGACAAAAAGTAGGAACCCAGTTCAGTCGCGACCGACACCGGATCCACAAGAAAACCATGGAGGTGGAGGACTGGCAAGGCATCTGGAACACACTTACCTGCTATCTTActgattttcttccagatctgggaGAGGAGTGTCAactgtaatggtggagacaagaTTTCCAACTCACCttctaaaacaaaataagagtCAGGCATCTGTGTTGGCGCTGCTTAAAGCGGACAGCCAGAGCACAGTCTGAATTCCACCACAGAACGTACTACCGTGTGCCCCAGGAGGTAGAGTAAGGAACAGAGCTGAGGGCAGCATTGATTaccgtcatgaaaaaggagggggACTCTAGGGAGAGGCAGATCAGAGAGATCGGAAAGAGTAACGTGTAACATGActattccagtcagccttggcaaactcccACTGAGGGAATATTTAAGGaggatgggaaaatggtcactTTTTTCATAGCGCTCGCACCGCTCctataccaggtaagtccactacgggcttaccatagcccgtgctacttgggaacttgttccgagtagctgaatctataataacATGGTCACTTATGGTCATCAAAAACCCGCGATGCGAAATCTAAATGAAGAGACGAGCagagagaagggaactatcaagggaaagtgccaagccattatgactaaataataataataataataataataataaaataaatttttattcaggaaaagtacatacatagttgatttacaaatataatgttggatttatagatagagctagtacatacaatacttaaaACCACTAataagcatagcgtttcgggcaaggtgtggggggaaaaaacacttagactaaaacctaatagtaattgggattaggtataaattgtgttgaaaaaaggaataaaaaataaaaaaggggaaacggcagaaatcagcaattgtacaagttggtgaacaaacagcattgtataacaaaagcaagacatgggttgacatttagggggtaaggtaggttacatggagttaattaagtaGCACTTGGGTTTActcaaactggttgagagaggtacagcctttgacatgattgggaaggtcatttcacattctgggtcccttgatttgtagagcatttctagtttggtaaagtcgcactcttggaatatcgaataggtatttgtttctggtgtgatgcccacgagttctgttacaaccttctaggatgcttctaaggtcaggattgacaatgcagttcagagttttaaatatacaaGAGTACGCATGAGAGGAtgcatgtgcagtgacttaatatctaacatattcaaagatttgagtaagggtatcgagtgctgtctggggccagagttagatattgttctaatagcagctttgtgttgaataattagaggtgtaacgtacgattatattacgttgttgggttgattagatacagtgtttagtgagtttcatatttatttagtagtcctggatacagcagtgtcgtagacgttgagacgaagcctggagcagagcagagagccgagtgaggccggagtcgtggagctctatgtgggagagcgtggcggctcgattgagaattgtgagtgtctgaactcggggagcgagagcgtggcggctcgatgcggtcgtagtctgtctgctgtctgctctgtgtcgaagctgtagcgtcttgggtcgattaggactctacacgccgagtgctacattgttgactgtggaaattgaactgtcttctattcatcaaatcgttgcttatatggtgattacacctcagcttcctccaacaaggtgagaagagtattgcctgtaattggggaaaggatcgttgcttctgtaattagttatcctattaagataatgaagcgagtataagattaactcgctacagaggacgtaaatgattttgtgtagtagaacccccaagcacaaataccataattgagataaggagatGAGAGAGTAAGAGCGTCACcaaggcagggcgaggtacatatctgatcttagaaagaatgccaacagttttagaaactttgatatatttagaatgtgtccccctGGAAGCACTTGGAAGCTATATATAGCACTTGAGAGAGAACAAGTCAGGGAAGGGTGCGAGTGAGTCGACGTAAATTGGTTCACcaggatttatttatttttttattttttttttttttttttttagatatatacaagagttgttacattcttgtacagccactagtacgcgtagcgtttctggcaagtccttaatcctacggtccgtggaatacgaccccctgccgcgaagaatcgttttttcatccaagtacacattttactgttgcgttaaacagaggctacagttaaggaattgcgcccagtaaatcctccccggccaggatacgaacccatgacatagcgctcgcggaacaccaggcgagtgtcttaccactacaccacggagactgcatttaGAAGAGACAAAGGAGAGAGAGGACAAATGGTTCAAGGCGGCGGCcaagggtattcgtcagaacatcgccCCAGAGGGCATGACGACAgttaaaatcacccaaaaggaacaCATGCTCCGGTAAGGAGACCAACAGGTGTTAAAgatcagggagagagaaaggaacatttgaggggagataaatggaacagtgtACCACTTATTCACATAGATATGTGCAGCAGAGGAAAGAATGAGCGATTGGAAAAGAATGGGTAACAAAATGATTATCATTacggatcaagagagcagtagagttgagGGCCCCAGCAAAATTTGGAGGGAAGGGGAGAAAGAAATAACCGCAGAAGCGACTAAGACTAGTGCCAAGCATCagtttcctggagacaaacacagagCGGCAAAAATTGCGTTGGACTTCTTTAAGTTGGCATAGaaaccacgaatattccactgaagaatacacACTCAAAAACAGAGATAAACAGATAAAACCAAGACAGTATACCCGATAGGATCAGGGATGCcggaacaatcgtggacatcttcaagagaaatctagataattttctccaacgagtgccggaccaaccgggctgtggtggataagtgggcctgcgggccgctgcaagcaacagcctggtggaccaaactctcagaagtcaagcctggcctcgggccgggcttggggagtagaattcccagaaccccatcaacccggGTCAGTGAAATCAGGATTATGGGGCAGAGGTAAATCTAGCAAATATGATTGAATCATGGGGGAGGTAGGATGGGCTCAACCCTACCgcggaggtgggagggggagcagaGAGCGGCCCCCCTGTACTGAGGGCTATAGAGCCCATCCTTCCATCACAGTACGACTctttagaaggggggggggggtctagtcGTCCACCCTGAGTCTGAGAAGCTGAACGAGCGTCAGAAATCGGCATATAGCCAACATTAATATAATTTCATCCACAATTGAGCCTCATACCcaacatggagccacaattaggggATAGGACACCCGACAAGACCAAGATGCCCCTCCAAGGAGTGCATCGTACGTGGATACACACCCTGCAAtcgtcaccttaagaaccgttaGTCCAAGATCGGGCTCAGCAACGAAGGCAAGACCACGtcagtactacagttctacgggcgaagaagaagaagaagaagaagaaagtacCTTCCCAATCACCCGGCGTCGAAACAATGgcaccaagtaagtaattatcaaaagaaggcaccaaaccgggaaggctatgtagcacctggtcgacgaccgggccacgaggacgccaagccccggaagcacctcaaggtaggtaaccatcaaatgtgcggaataatcagtgggcgctaaatatcaccaaggatgccaatacgagaacaaaaacgcataaggcgaacgatatcaaaagtatccgagtcaccaagaattctattgagggacaggtgaccgcgggggacggtcggaaagcaagacacgctcgtcctggaagtcaggacattcacgaccgtaagagggacaatgcaattaggacaataaggaataACGGCACCAAGTCGGCTGGTAGGAATAATCAGAAAGAAGAGGTGGATATGAAAAATGAAACATgggaggggaaaaaaaaaaacactaaaatTTTAAAGACGAAGCATAAGACCTcaaaagttagtttagtttattatacaccccatacccatcttgtgggtggtagtggaaagtgttacagaggcacataatgtgcTCAGAGATTgatccccacaattcatttagctaagcaagttacaatcttgagctaGTTACAACATTCAATGCAcgtacatcgtcacatcaacactgTGCTCGAGACTGACCACAAGTAGAGTTTCGAATTCAAGCAACTTGCATATCAATGACACTAGCTCTCTTCATATGTTTGCCCTGCACACCGCcctccatccagtgggcagcggtggataggttacaatcacttagttactacctacagttagtaaATTGGGGATACTTTATTAAGACTTCTGGCAGTAGAtaattttttaatgaaatttaCACATCTCTAACATATGTTATGGAGTTCTCTGAATTCaaatatcttttcgcactccatcacagttacggagggtgtgcgaattttgttgacagtttacatttggtcaggtctacacctGATAATGATAAGACCCAgatatacttgtaaccgagtctaagccgagcagtagtaagatCTAGAATTCTGCCaattgatccatagatgtgtggctcctcttgcatgatagtatgatgaatgGAATTACCGATGtctatttcactttgcctcagatctacaagattttgttgaagttctctgTGTACTATTGCTCTAGGACAAGAAATGCTGTCCCACAGAACATCACTCctacagccgcccaccaagctccTTCACGACAACGGCCAGAAAAGGGAGGCATTAAGGGCTGTGGAGATTAAATCAAACAAGCTAATAATGACAttggtatttttttttggggggggggggtagatccgAAGCGAAACTGGCTAGTACTTAATATGTTGAATTATGAGGCAGGAGTAAAgcggtttgtaaataatttttcaaACATTTTTTTAATATTGGCAGGTTTGGTGTGTACAGTTGTTTATGTCAGcatatttaagacattttaaacaTCCTGCGGCACAGACTATACTAAAGTGTCTTTCAGGCTTGgtgtcttttgataattattttctTCGAGGCAATTATCTGAAACTGTAAGAAGTGGTCACATGCTCGTGCATGTGACGTCATGCCTTCACTAACGCCTCCTTCAAAAAGGGGACCGGGAATGCAGACGAGCCACCGCCTCAAATAATACTGTAGGACCCGACCCCAAAGAACATTTCGTCCCTCATCCTTCCACCAAGAAGTTTCCTTCGAGCCACAGCCACTGGGTTGGCTAGACTCGCAGATGAAGATTAACCGAATTTACGGGTCGCCACGCACGACACACGGGTCCCAATTTTCCCCAGCTATTAGTTTGAAAGGAGCACCCTTACCAGACTCTGAAGGAACCCGCCATCGTGCAGAGCCTGCTGGGTTTCAACAAAACACCAGCCTCTCTTCCCCCCACCACCGCTGCGACAAGGTACAACTGCCATGAGGCCAtaagcaaaaaaaaaatccatatttATTCGTTATTATTTATGTCTGGAACAACGGTGAGCAGTGGCGCCTCCATAAAATATTGTAGGAATTTCAGAGATTCACCCCCTTATAATTTAACTAGCACGTATAATTTTTGTAATCTATGTCCAATGTACACTACACCCGATTAATAAGGACCAGAAACtgattaacatttattaaaattaTGTGTAAATACAAATTTATAAAAGGTAGGATTACAAATAATTTATATGTGAAGTGTGGTGGCTTGTTGCCGTGGACAAGCGCTCGGCTTCAGTTGCAATCTCCTGGGCTGTTCCCAGGACCTCCATAATGGCCGTCATCACTACTGCGGCTATAGATGTTAGTCCTTCACTATCCTCCATTTCTCGGAACTTTGAGCCCATCCTTTCGATAATTAAGGTAATTTGTCTGAGGAATTCTTCCACGAGATGGACGAGTGGTCCTCCGTAATCGGCAACGTTACTCATTTTACTTGCAACATTTAACGAATCATAGTTCAAATTTTCAACTTTGTCCGCCATTTTCAAGATCTGTAAGCCAATATCCCTAAGTTGTAGAGGTAGTGGGAGCCTCCCGGGCTGGCCACCAGGCGCCACAGTGTCCTCGCCCTGCTGCTGCCAGTTGTTATAACTGGCTTTTCTTTTAGGTTTCTCGTCGTCCCTTTTGACAGTGTTATCAAACATTTTCATTAACGTAGTCAATAACTGGAAGTTTCCAGCattgttcaaatcctcgtcacgcataaactttgttcgcatttgttccaCTGGAAGGACGTATCGTCTCCTACGATATTTTGGAGGAAGTAGTGTTGGTGCCTCTTTGTCATCCGATTGTCCTCGTATATTTTGCAAGTTATCCATActcgaattattttcattaacCTTCAGTTGGGACCCATTATTGCTctcattgtgattaggtaaaaGTGCTTGTAGAAACACACTTCTCTGCATTTGGGAACTTTTACTAGAACCATTACTAGTTACATCCTCTTCAGCCCCATCGTGCGTGTTAACATCTTTAGCAACCATGTCAGCCGTCTGTTGCCGCTTCCGATAATTAGCTTGTACAAATTCGTAGCCATACTGTGAATGGATTGTTTGTTGCTGGGTTTCGCTCTCGTATTTCGAACGAGTTGAAAACTGTTCTTTCCGCTCTACTGCAATTACATACGGCATTGTTGCTTCTTTGGGTCGTTGATGCATGCAATCTCTGTCATTACTCGCTTGCTCACTTGTTAGTTGTACCAGATCTTCGTCTTCAGCCTCCAGTGACTGGTCACTTGCACGTGGAGGATTATTTCCGAGTGGTACCACTGACAACAAGCGTCTCCCATGGTATACCATTGATGGTGGACCTGTATTATACTCAGACTCGTGCACATGTTTGTCTTCAGAACCTCCCATCAGTTCCTTAGACTTTATGGTGTGCACATCGTAGGTATTGTCACCGTCAGAGGATAAACTCTGACCTATATCCTCGGTATATTTATTCACAATCTCTTCACTCTGTGAATCTTCTTTCCATACTTGGTGAAATCCTGAATATGGATCCAAATTTTTATCATAATGCTCGTATCTTTCAACTTCTAACTTTTTTTGTTCTATAATCTCTTCCTCTCCAGAATAATCAGCACATTCACCCACCTCTGGGTGATAGCCGTCTAGCCCACAACTCCCATCCTCGTCTTTTACAAagtgtttaaaattatttttatCATATAGTTCTCTCATGTTAAAAGCAATTTCAGATTTCTCCAAGACTCCATCCATATTACTAGAGCTCTGCCCCTTATTCTCTACCTCTGGATCATTGTATAAATCGCCACTCTTTACATCTTCACGAGTCTCTAGATTCCTTACATTTTGGGTATCTTCCCGCCGCGTACGGTAGACTGGTGCTGCTGCAGCTCTCCTCGTCTCTAGCGAGTCACTTTCCTCTTCCAATTTCATGGAGCCTTTCAACTCtagctttttcatgttttttgccATATTATCTAAGTGTTCTTCACTTGGCTGGTGTTCATCTAGTAAGACAACCCTGAGAGGAATTCCATTCTCGTCTCCAATAACATGACCCGTTTTATCCACTACAAACAATCCATTTACAGTTTGCTTAACTGACACTCCAGTAGAATTCTGCAGTTTAAACGTAATCTTTCCAACTGCCAGTTTCACGTCATTGCCGTTGTAATCCGTTAAGTTTACCACTCTGCCCATCTGGTCCACCAAAGTGATTGTGTTACCTTTTCCATCTACGATAACCATGTCCTCCAACACTTTTTGACTATTTCGAGATCTAAAGTTTATGTTTTTAACTTTAATTATTCCATTTTTGTCCGTAATCAGGTTGCCATCTTTGTCAATTATGGCATTTGCAGTTACTTTATCTGAAGCTACAATGGAGATGGAGGCATTCTTGCCGGTGCCAAGTGCCTCTCCAGGTACCGAGGAGAAGCTCATCACAAACATCACACCATCATGGTTCAATACTCTCAAGGCGTCAGTCCtcgtaatatttttgttttgtcctTGCAACTTATCACCTATTGAACTGCTACGAGCAGAAACTTGCTCAGAACCATTCCATGTTTTGTTATAAAGTTTCTCGGCATGCATAGTCAAGTTTGGAATTACCGAATGCTTTACTGTACCCACGAACGACCATTCTGTGGCAGATACAATGCCAGCCACCACTTTAATCCCTTCATCGTTAAAAACTAGAGTGGGACCGCCACCAGCCTGCACCAGTGTTAAAGTATTGTCAACGGAATCTACCACCAAATCACCATTTTCGTCCTCTATAATGTAAATTTGATCCTTTTCAGATAACTGCACATTTGTTTGAGTCTTGTGTAAAGTTGAGGAACTAGTTACATTAGCACCAGGAGCGAGCAAGTGTGGTGACGGGGGCGAGGGGGCCACAGTGACCACGTCTCCTGCCCTCACCGCCACGGGGTCGCCTCTACTGTTCACCACAACACTGACTGGCTCCTCGTCACGCGTCAGTATCACTGGTATCGCTGCACCTGACCCACTATTTCTAGCGCCATTTGGATTATACCGAACAGTATTCCTACGGTGTCTGGGTGCAACAGCAGTTTTGCATACCCTAGCCATGAGGCAGGCATCATCACAGCACTTATCAGACACGGCGCAGTCAGAGTCCGTGCTGCACAGCTGAAAATATGGGTAATTTTAGAAACATTGTGAAATATTATGCTGCATAGTCTGTTACCGGAACAAATCCTAAAACCAAGTTGGACATTCGACACACCTTAGTATTATCGTAACCTGAAGAATTTGTAGTCCTTATAAATGTAGTGCATTTTAAACGGCCAAATTTCACACCCCTACTCTCCCCCGCCATCCCAAGCTACATCCAACGTTGTTACTGCGACCCGTAGAGGGGGTAGCAATCGACCATGATAAAGAAAGAAGATTCGCCTCCTGAACAATCAAAACATTCATCAAGAAAGAACTTCTAAAAGCCAACAACACGATCAACACTAATCCCATCGACATCCGCCAGGAGGGAGAGGGAATCGTGCTCTTCTACTCCCAAGAAGCTGTAGCTGACCACTTGCTCTCTACCCCAATCCAGAAACTCCTATTTAGCCAGAACATCGAACTCTTCTTGCCGCGTCTGATGGATGGAGTCTGGGGGCAGCGTTGTGATCGGGCAGGACCAGGATGAGCCTCTGAGCGGGTACGACAAGCGTCAGAGCTTCAGTGGTTTCATCGCTGACCTCTACCTCACTCAGTCTCTCCTCACTCTTGACCAGATGAATGATTATGTTCACTGTAGAACAGACGCGTTGTTGACTCATCAACATTTGATGGATTTTGTAAATATTCGAGAAGATTTTATGTTTGGGGTGGAAGCAAGCGTCGTGAGCAGGGTGAACCCTTGCCGCCCCAACAGCAACAAGTTCTTCTCCATCTTCCCGGAAGCACGAAGCATGAAAGAATGTAGCCATTTCTGCTCTATACTTAACGGCAACGTTCCTATCCCACTGAATGATGAAGAAAATATAGCTTTATTCAACGAAGAGTCTGATTTTTGCAGACAAATGCACGGCGTTTGATAAAAGCAACAGTATGTGGATTGGTATACAATGGGCCCCTAATGAATCTTTGTGGAAAAACCAAATTACTAATAGAGAAGCTGTTTACAAAAATTTTAAAATTGAAATTTTACCCTCTTTATTACGCACTAAAGCACTATGGCTGAAAGAACTATTTGCCAGTTGTATCACTGCCTGGATACCTGACTGGAAACTAATAGAAGTCAGAAACTGTATCCAAGTTGGAAACCTCAACTCTCAGGTATTCGAAATTACGAGCTTGACCAACGCCAACGGCGAACGCACCACTGCCGTTAGTGAATCACTATCACTAACGGCAGCAAATCTCGCCATCACAGCCGGGTTCAAATGTTTTGGCATCTTTACCCCACCTGTACAAGTGACAAACGGTACTACACCCTAGGACAGTGCTTAAAATGCTACAAATACACACACTTCAAGTGCCAGAAGATGCATGGTGTAGCATCTGCGCCGAGGATCACTACTACTCTGCCAAGGCAGACTTTCAACGCTGCCTCGTCTGCAACGTCACAGCTGCCCGTGCAGACAGGAAGCCATCAAGCAATTGACGGACTCTAGTAAAACTTGAGCTGCCACGAACGATTCCACCAACACTGCACGCAGCAGCCAGTCAGAAATTTTCCCCGCCTTACCGAGCAGCAGCCTCTCCTGCAACCATCCCCAGCCGGCTCACTGGGGGACCACAGGCCAACCAACATCCCAGCCTCAACCATCACCAACGGGCTCTACCATCTCTACAACCGATGGTATCATCCCCGCCCTCATGTGCCTTGTTGAATGGGTCGCCGGGTCCGACAACCACTTGTTCGGGAGCATACGCAACACCCTATATGCAGCGAACGGCTTAACCGGGTTAATCGTTCCTGACGCAGTGCTGGCTGCCCAGATTAAGACACCTACAACGGCGCGCTCCCGCACCATCCAGCGATCTTGTAGTGCACTAGGTAGTGTCCTCCATGCCAGCGGCCAGTTCACCACCTACCATCAACACCCTATCCGATGGGCTAGACTAACGGTCAGCCCTCGTCGGCTAAACCACCAATGCTCCCGCTGCAATGGCAACACCCGCTCCGCAGCCATAGGCCCATACCTGCACCTTCAACGCACACAACGCAGAATTAACCTAATTGACTCTTTAGACGATGTCTCAGTAGAAGTATCATCATCTCCCCACCATCTTAAGTCATGTCCTAGGGAGGACACTGACCCCGTCCATCCACAAATCTACATTATCAGCTATTGGTACTGGCTCCTAATTGCCtctacttacgggttattcatgctcaTGCCACCTCTTTAGTGGCTTAATCTGTATCAATGAATCTACAGCCAAATATATTTCTAGTTgtttttattaaacaaatagagtCTTTAGGTACAGGAAAATCAGAAGCAATTTAAAATCACTTATTTCCCTAATGTTCAATTCTCACAAGCTGGCAACAATCTAAGCCTTCAAGCCTAATATAGACAATTGTATATTTAACGTCATACGCGAG
This DNA window, taken from Procambarus clarkii isolate CNS0578487 chromosome 7, FALCON_Pclarkii_2.0, whole genome shotgun sequence, encodes the following:
- the LOC123761369 gene encoding uncharacterized protein isoform X2, with protein sequence MAAMVFVWAVAVWAAAAADLSPYKYSCLHYCQSQQYGNTQHYCCRAAQVILDSVHLSDFSPTTSADASHVPNFPVNTYTPIFIDVESSVDAVGTVTTSPLLFNLHPLGLGPPVGLGPPVASTIVGAFSATTVATTTAPVTPITTEDTWSQERGQCPPARNYCPRVQTSAHLALCSTDSDCAVSDKCCDDACLMARVCKTAVAPRHRRNTVRYNPNGARNSGSGAAIPVILTRDEEPVSVVVNSRGDPVAVRAGDVVTVAPSPPSPHLLAPGANVTSSSTLHKTQTNVQLSEKDQIYIIEDENGDLVVDSVDNTLTLVQAGGGPTLVFNDEGIKVVAGIVSATEWSFVGTVKHSVIPNLTMHAEKLYNKTWNGSEQVSARSSSIGDKLQGQNKNITRTDALRVLNHDGVMFVMSFSSVPGEALGTGKNASISIVASDKVTANAIIDKDGNLITDKNGIIKVKNINFRSRNSQKVLEDMVIVDGKGNTITLVDQMGRVVNLTDYNGNDVKLAVGKITFKLQNSTGVSVKQTVNGLFVVDKTGHVIGDENGIPLRVVLLDEHQPSEEHLDNMAKNMKKLELKGSMKLEEESDSLETRRAAAAPVYRTRREDTQNVRNLETREDVKSGDLYNDPEVENKGQSSSNMDGVLEKSEIAFNMRELYDKNNFKHFVKDEDGSCGLDGYHPEVGECADYSGEEEIIEQKKLEVERYEHYDKNLDPYSGFHQVWKEDSQSEEIVNKYTEDIGQSLSSDGDNTYDVHTIKSKELMGGSEDKHVHESEYNTGPPSMVYHGRRLLSVVPLGNNPPRASDQSLEAEDEDLVQLTSEQASNDRDCMHQRPKEATMPYVIAVERKEQFSTRSKYESETQQQTIHSQYGYEFVQANYRKRQQTADMVAKDVNTHDGAEEDVTSNGSSKSSQMQRSVFLQALLPNHNESNNGSQLKVNENNSSMDNLQNIRGQSDDKEAPTLLPPKYRRRRYVLPVEQMRTKFMRDEDLNNAGNFQLLTTLMKMFDNTVKRDDEKPKRKASYNNWQQQGEDTVAPGGQPGRLPLPLQLRDIGLQILKMADKVENLNYDSLNVASKMSNVADYGGPLVHLVEEFLRQITLIIERMGSKFREMEDSEGLTSIAAVVMTAIMEVLGTAQEIATEAERLSTATSHHTSHINYL
- the LOC123761369 gene encoding uncharacterized protein isoform X1, whose amino-acid sequence is MMAAMVFVWAVAVWAAAAADLSPYKYSCLHYCQSQQYGNTQHYCCRAAQVILDSVHLSDFSPTTSADASHVPNFPVNTYTPIFIDVESSVDAVGTVTTSPLLFNLHPLGLGPPVGLGPPVASTIVGAFSATTVATTTAPVTPITTEDTWSQERGQCPPARNYCPRVQTSAHLALCSTDSDCAVSDKCCDDACLMARVCKTAVAPRHRRNTVRYNPNGARNSGSGAAIPVILTRDEEPVSVVVNSRGDPVAVRAGDVVTVAPSPPSPHLLAPGANVTSSSTLHKTQTNVQLSEKDQIYIIEDENGDLVVDSVDNTLTLVQAGGGPTLVFNDEGIKVVAGIVSATEWSFVGTVKHSVIPNLTMHAEKLYNKTWNGSEQVSARSSSIGDKLQGQNKNITRTDALRVLNHDGVMFVMSFSSVPGEALGTGKNASISIVASDKVTANAIIDKDGNLITDKNGIIKVKNINFRSRNSQKVLEDMVIVDGKGNTITLVDQMGRVVNLTDYNGNDVKLAVGKITFKLQNSTGVSVKQTVNGLFVVDKTGHVIGDENGIPLRVVLLDEHQPSEEHLDNMAKNMKKLELKGSMKLEEESDSLETRRAAAAPVYRTRREDTQNVRNLETREDVKSGDLYNDPEVENKGQSSSNMDGVLEKSEIAFNMRELYDKNNFKHFVKDEDGSCGLDGYHPEVGECADYSGEEEIIEQKKLEVERYEHYDKNLDPYSGFHQVWKEDSQSEEIVNKYTEDIGQSLSSDGDNTYDVHTIKSKELMGGSEDKHVHESEYNTGPPSMVYHGRRLLSVVPLGNNPPRASDQSLEAEDEDLVQLTSEQASNDRDCMHQRPKEATMPYVIAVERKEQFSTRSKYESETQQQTIHSQYGYEFVQANYRKRQQTADMVAKDVNTHDGAEEDVTSNGSSKSSQMQRSVFLQALLPNHNESNNGSQLKVNENNSSMDNLQNIRGQSDDKEAPTLLPPKYRRRRYVLPVEQMRTKFMRDEDLNNAGNFQLLTTLMKMFDNTVKRDDEKPKRKASYNNWQQQGEDTVAPGGQPGRLPLPLQLRDIGLQILKMADKVENLNYDSLNVASKMSNVADYGGPLVHLVEEFLRQITLIIERMGSKFREMEDSEGLTSIAAVVMTAIMEVLGTAQEIATEAERLSTATSHHTSHINYL
- the LOC123761369 gene encoding uncharacterized protein isoform X3 is translated as MYTTRIILNIIRVTRYSCLHYCQSQQYGNTQHYCCRAAQVILDSVHLSDFSPTTSADASHVPNFPVNTYTPIFIDVESSVDAVGTVTTSPLLFNLHPLGLGPPVGLGPPVASTIVGAFSATTVATTTAPVTPITTEDTWSQERGQCPPARNYCPRVQTSAHLALCSTDSDCAVSDKCCDDACLMARVCKTAVAPRHRRNTVRYNPNGARNSGSGAAIPVILTRDEEPVSVVVNSRGDPVAVRAGDVVTVAPSPPSPHLLAPGANVTSSSTLHKTQTNVQLSEKDQIYIIEDENGDLVVDSVDNTLTLVQAGGGPTLVFNDEGIKVVAGIVSATEWSFVGTVKHSVIPNLTMHAEKLYNKTWNGSEQVSARSSSIGDKLQGQNKNITRTDALRVLNHDGVMFVMSFSSVPGEALGTGKNASISIVASDKVTANAIIDKDGNLITDKNGIIKVKNINFRSRNSQKVLEDMVIVDGKGNTITLVDQMGRVVNLTDYNGNDVKLAVGKITFKLQNSTGVSVKQTVNGLFVVDKTGHVIGDENGIPLRVVLLDEHQPSEEHLDNMAKNMKKLELKGSMKLEEESDSLETRRAAAAPVYRTRREDTQNVRNLETREDVKSGDLYNDPEVENKGQSSSNMDGVLEKSEIAFNMRELYDKNNFKHFVKDEDGSCGLDGYHPEVGECADYSGEEEIIEQKKLEVERYEHYDKNLDPYSGFHQVWKEDSQSEEIVNKYTEDIGQSLSSDGDNTYDVHTIKSKELMGGSEDKHVHESEYNTGPPSMVYHGRRLLSVVPLGNNPPRASDQSLEAEDEDLVQLTSEQASNDRDCMHQRPKEATMPYVIAVERKEQFSTRSKYESETQQQTIHSQYGYEFVQANYRKRQQTADMVAKDVNTHDGAEEDVTSNGSSKSSQMQRSVFLQALLPNHNESNNGSQLKVNENNSSMDNLQNIRGQSDDKEAPTLLPPKYRRRRYVLPVEQMRTKFMRDEDLNNAGNFQLLTTLMKMFDNTVKRDDEKPKRKASYNNWQQQGEDTVAPGGQPGRLPLPLQLRDIGLQILKMADKVENLNYDSLNVASKMSNVADYGGPLVHLVEEFLRQITLIIERMGSKFREMEDSEGLTSIAAVVMTAIMEVLGTAQEIATEAERLSTATSHHTSHINYL